In Carassius auratus strain Wakin chromosome 20, ASM336829v1, whole genome shotgun sequence, the genomic stretch AAAAGACAAGctctcagaaaataaagaaaacttacaCCAGAAAAAAGTGAGTTTTGCCAACAATAAATCTGTGCAAACTGCAttgtaaaaattttaatcatttagttTGATCTCAGATTCAGAGTCATTTGAAACATGTTTGCCCATTCAGTAGTAATGTATTGCACCATATACTGAATCAATAATGGTGTCAAAACGTCATGTCTTAAGGTACCATGATCTCCAGCCTGTGGTTATGAGACCTACAGAAGATTCAGACCATGGgtcatcttgcagttcaattaTTACATCCAGTCTGGTCAATGGTTCGGAAAGCCAATGTATGAACCACACCAATGAAATGATGGGAAAAACTGATGGATCCAGTTCAAACACATTAATAGAGACAGGTAAGTCCAGacttaaatataaatagataaacTGATATATGGCAttttaaataatgtccaaaagTTGCACACGTTTTTATGCTACAGGTTTAAAGCTAAAGAAGAAGCACAAGATTGAGGAAACTGACCAGCCCTCGTTAAAAAAGTACATAGAGGAAGTAAAGCAATCCGGTATGCagttcttgtttttcttctttaattCATGATACAACATGAATAGTGCATACCACATCTTTTTTGTTTAACAGTACCTGTTATAGTTCCCGTTGCTCAGTTCACTCAGAAGAATCAGGTAACTGACAGCACACAGGAGCAGAAATCATCTCCGCACACTAAGAAGGAGTCACCTGTTTATCCGCCAGGTAAATGAGACAGTGGCTAAATGAAAACAGCACAgacatactgtatgttttaagtagtcataatatatatattgtggttcTTTACAGGAAGTCAGGAGGAAAAATGGCAGCTTCAGATTTTGGCAAAGGGCAGAGTAAGCTGCCCAAAATGCAAAAGTGTTGGAAGAAAGACAGTGGATGGGTTAAAGAAGCACCTGGAAACATGCAAGCTAGTACGTTCATATAGCAAAGTTTGTGAAAACAGAGATATAGCACATTTTTTTAGCACTGAATTCTGCATCTGATTTTGTATTTGTTCTATGTGTAGAATTCTTTTACATGTCCACACTGtgaaaaacaactgaaaacttCAACAGGAATGAAGTACCACCTCATGGCTGACCATAACAACTTGGTTAGGTTTTATTCAGGGTTTTTTTCTAAACTGGTAGTGACATTGACAGAGAAAATTATGGTATTGAcactaaaattattttcttgtttgttttttcagcccATTCCAGATACAGGGAATGACCTAGTTGACCAAGCCGTAAAGGAGAAATTACGCAAAGTATTAAAAAGGATGGgcaaattaaaatgttcaaaagagGTGTGGTCATTTATCTGTATtgaattaaattcagtttaaaagGCTTTAGAGGTCAGCAcataaaaactggaaaaaaaaatattagtaataaacAAGAAAATTAAAAGAATCCACTGCAATtaaaacgtttggggtcagttcgatttttaaaaaagcaatgaatacttttattcagcaaagaggCATTAAATAATCCTGCGAAaattttttcctcaaaaataataagcagaactcttttcaacattcataacaataagaaatgtttcttgagcgcaagtcagcatatttaaaaattaactaTTGGAAGATCATGTgagtttttttaaactaataatatttcacaataaaacaataaatgatgatagaaaAAGTTTAAACAATGACTGTATAGCATTGtggatttttaaaatgattaaagtgATGAATATTTTGTTTTAGGGTTGCACTGGAAGTTTCACTAGTATAATGGGTTATGTGTACCACATGAAGAAATGCGGCAAAGAGGCGTCAGAGCTGGAGAAGCTCTTATTGAACTGCAAACACTGTGGAAAAGCATATCGTTCCAGAGCGGGCCTGGAGTACCATGTCAAGAACGAACACACTCCGGTGAGTCCCCCTCTCCATTATTCAAAAAGCATTTACCAAAATGTCATTCAGGCTGTTGATGTTTTCATGCTTATCTGTTGTTGCAGATGACCCAAGAAAGTGAAGTAGAGGAGCTGAAGACACAGAAAGAGCCCGTCCCAGAGCGGACACAGAGTGGTCGGACCAAGCGCTTGTCGGCGCAGGTCGCCGTGTTCCACCTGAGGGAGATCGCCAGTGAGGAGCTGCTGAAAGAATGGCCCAAAAGGAAAGTGCAGCGTGACCTGGTGCCAGACGACAGGAAGGTGTATATGTCAAACTATGCTAACATGTTGTAAATGACTCAGAACCTGTGTGTAGCTTTTTTTGGTTAGGCAGCATcagctttgtttgttttgcaCACTTTCAAGGATTCACTAAAAGgtttaatttcactttttgaGAGCTATGAAGGAAGAATCAATCTCGTATTCATTTGTATAAGCATTCATGGTATTTTTGTGTCTATGTAGCTGAAGTATTCTCGTCCAGGTTTGCCGGCCTTCAGTCAGGAGACTCTACGGAAGTGGAAGAATGAAGTCAAGCTGCATAAAAAAGTGCAGTGTCCAAACAAGGTGTGAATATCATGCATAAACCGATATTATTCCAGGTGTTTTTACCATTGTGTTTGAATTTAAAGGAccatttattagttttttgtgcatgttttgcatgGATTTTGGGATTATGCAGAATCAAAGATTTTCAGTAAATGAACGGTTTGCCGAACAAAATGTGTAATGATCATCTTTGTTGTCATATTAGGGATGTAACTGCTTCTATACCAGTGTATCTGGCCTAAAGGCTCATCTTGGGCTATGTACCTTGGTAAGGAATAAATTTCCTTTCAGACATGTTACACACAAAATATAGTCAAAACAGTactaatgtgaaatattactgcaatttaaaataactgttttctttttatatacattttaaataccgtattttccggactataagtcgcactttttttcatagtttggctggtcctgcgacttatagtcaggtgcgacttatttatcaaaataaatttgacatgaaccgagagagaaatgaaccaagagaaatgaaccaatagaaaacatcaccatctccagccgcgagagggcgctctatgctgccagagatgctgctcagtgctcctgtagtctacactgaagacatagagcgccctctcgcggctgtagacggtattgttttctcttggttcttggttctaaataaatgcgacttatagtccagtgcgacttatatatgttttttttatcatgacGTACGGTAGTAATTTATTCCAgtcatggcaaagctgaatttttagcctccattactccagtctttattgTCACATACACACGATCCTTTGGAAAtcattaatatactgatttggtgctttgTAATTTGTCTGCTTAATATGAAAACTGTAAATTTTTTGAGttctttaataaatatgaatttctAAAGAGTactatttattagaaatagaaatcttttgtaaggtTACGAatgtcttaaaggaacactccaccgttttttgaaatagggcttattcacattatttcctacatttagatatgtgggcaaatgcatttttgtgtcagtgcatgcattgttttagtttgactgggtcggcgttagcttagcttagcacaatgaatggaatcctttgttgccagctagcatggcctgagtaaaagtgataaaaaaaaaaaaaaacttttatcacttttactcaggccatgctagctggcaacaaaggattccattcattgtgctaagctaagctaacgccgacccagtcaaactaaaacaatgcatgcactgacacaaaaatgcatttgcccacctatctaaatgtaggaaataatgttaataagccctatttcaaaaaacgttggagtgttcctttaactgtCACCTttggtcagtttaatgcatcctcgcAGACTAAAGAaaattgtactgaccccaaattgtTGAATGGTGTAGTGTAGTTAGACCAGAAAATAGTCATCTTTACAGTATAACTAAATAACTATTGCTTTGTCATTGGTACCTAAATCAGTAAGTTTCTATtgatttttcttgtttaataaaTAGTTATGAAAAGACGGTGAACCTTCTTTATTTTTCCCTGCAGGGTGAATTTGAGACTGggaaatataaatgtttgataTGTAAGAAAGAATTCAACTCTGAAAGTGGAGTCAAGTATCACATTAATTCCATTCATTCTCAGGTAACAcaataaatgttgattttatttcattttccgcTCTTTATATATTATAAGAAATGTGTCTTTTTATAATAAGTATTCTCATTGTCACCATTTTTCATAGGATTGGTTTGTTGTTCGGTCCAAATCTAAGAGTTCAAAGTTAGATAAACCGCACAGGACTGAGCCAAAGGAAGATTCCATGAAGAGTCCAGACCTTCCCTTAGCAAACCAAAACTGGCAGGATAGACAGATGTCTGAGGTGCCCACATCAAGTGGAGTGGAAACCCCTGGAAGAGTGGAAATAAAGAAGAAGGAGGGGCACAAcaaacagaaagagaagaaaagcaggcAGGAGAAAGACTGCTATGAGTTCAGCGGCAGTGACAGTCCCAGCAGCGGCAGCAGTAGTGAGAGCTCCAGCAGCGAATCAGAGACCGAGACCGAGGACCAAGCGGCACACAGACATGACAACTGGGCCCTCAGCAGGCCATTCAAGAAGCAACCTAAAAGTGATTCATAAATCATTCTTTTTCCAAATATGGAGTTCTTCCAGTTTTCATGTCCAAAGATTAAAGAGAAACACATCCATTCaaaggtttagggtcagtaagattagtCTTTagtatcacacgatccttcagaaatctttctaaaatgctcatttggtgctcaagaaatcaACATTAAAcacagtgctgcttaatattttattatatattatatgtatttacttttgagaagttgaatgcatccttgttgaataatatttttatttgtaggaTTGTTTGCTGAATTGTTTCACTTTTATTGACAAGAGGAACTGCGTATATTAAAAGGCGACATgcaattcttttaaaatgtaattgaaagtAATATGACAatttgactttattattatttcattttaggaATAAAGTATAAGCCATGTGTATTGAATGTAGTagagcattatttttatttttctgtaagcATTGTCTCATGCTCTGTACCTGTAAGTTTCACAGTGGACCAGTGACCGGCTTTATTAAAGCAGTTGCATGCAACGATGTTCATGAATgctgctgtttttattattagtattattatttattattaattgtgatTCTGACACCACAGAAATTATACTCTGTATTAGTTTAATTGGCCTTTAGTGTAAAGGTACATAGTGCTTTAGCATAATTATTCCCGGATGTCAGGGAGAGAAATAGTGTTTGCTGAAATGCGTTTAAAAGCTGTTGtattgatttgaattaaaatccaTGAAATGGAATTGTCTGTTGAGGtcttttctaatttatttatttatttttacattttaacacaaatTCGCATATATCTTTCTCCCAACAATACATTAAATTACACGTAAATATACATGCACACGAATGCACAACTTAGAAATAGACTAAATATGAACAATTAGTCCTCTTTactgtttaatgtaaaaaaaaaaaaaaacgttcaaaaaaataaatgtttattatgtgcgcttgttttttttttatgtgtgttcaTCAATGTCAGTTTTGTGTACAGTATTTAATTCTAGTGGAATCCACGTCCGGATTTATCAGtactaaattaatattaataatgtttaattgatacttttattgatttatttttaacgtTATGTTAAATacgaatattatattatatatttagtttttacttttaaacaaaaaataaaaatatgaaagaacATCGCACAATACACCTCCAAAAGGTTAACGATACACACACTAAGTTTggtgtatttaattaaattttttatgcgtaagttgtaacatttaaagaaaatctaaGGGAGATAATAGGAATAGTTTGTGTCTATCATTTGTGTAATGCATGTGACAAAGTGCTGTTCTCTGCTTGACCACATTGATGGCCCCTCGTGGTCAGGCGGGATTACGCACAGATTTAAAAGCCTCTCTGGCGGCAGTGATGATAGGGGGCGGTAGTGAGCACGCGAGGTCATAGGCGATCGTTAAAACATGGCGGCAAACTGATATGTCAACAATGCTTCTGCCGAGGAGTGTCGTGGATAATTAGCACATTTCTGTACAGCACAACTGAATATCAGCGTTTTCTTGTAAATAGGGATCGGACACATTGTATCTCTTTGGCGTCTGGCTGTGGTGAGTGTTTGATTGTGTCGAGTGAGTTGGATTCGAACCCGCGTGAATTTTCTGCTGTGCAGCTTGAAGGAAAGAGAGGACGAGCAGCCTGAGCCACTGTTGAAACTTGTCGGTAAGGAGAAAAACCCCATGTCTTTCCTGTGCTTTCCCATGTAGCAACAAGTCTTTTGAGACTATTATAAAGTTCTATTTTAAAAGTGACTGAGACGGAAACGTCTGTCAACGCACAAACGTTATATATTTATAGTGAAAACCGTTTGATGTTGAGTGGAAGCTTTCTACAAAGTAATGTCCACTGCATTTATTTTGCAGCAGGTGATCTAAAGATTGTTTTACATATTAGTAATCTCAAATTGCTGTAGGCAAGTCGCCTGTCATCGACTGTCATCGCTATTGTGCGCATG encodes the following:
- the LOC113120459 gene encoding zinc finger protein 512 isoform X1, with the protein product MYERISARGRIMDQTQDYMSATCVPSKRKMSKPKLNPQTPVDVMKDLGREAENSGMKPSKKEKTSSQKIKKTYTRKKYHDLQPVVMRPTEDSDHGSSCSSIITSSLVNGSESQCMNHTNEMMGKTDGSSSNTLIETGLKLKKKHKIEETDQPSLKKYIEEVKQSVPVIVPVAQFTQKNQVTDSTQEQKSSPHTKKESPVYPPGSQEEKWQLQILAKGRVSCPKCKSVGRKTVDGLKKHLETCKLNSFTCPHCEKQLKTSTGMKYHLMADHNNLPIPDTGNDLVDQAVKEKLRKVLKRMGKLKCSKEGCTGSFTSIMGYVYHMKKCGKEASELEKLLLNCKHCGKAYRSRAGLEYHVKNEHTPMTQESEVEELKTQKEPVPERTQSGRTKRLSAQVAVFHLREIASEELLKEWPKRKVQRDLVPDDRKLKYSRPGLPAFSQETLRKWKNEVKLHKKVQCPNKGCNCFYTSVSGLKAHLGLCTLGEFETGKYKCLICKKEFNSESGVKYHINSIHSQDWFVVRSKSKSSKLDKPHRTEPKEDSMKSPDLPLANQNWQDRQMSEVPTSSGVETPGRVEIKKKEGHNKQKEKKSRQEKDCYEFSGSDSPSSGSSSESSSSESETETEDQAAHRHDNWALSRPFKKQPKSDS
- the LOC113120459 gene encoding zinc finger protein 512 isoform X2, with amino-acid sequence MDQTQDYMSATCVPSKRKMSKPKLNPQTPVDVMKDLGREAENSGMKPSKKEKTSSQKIKKTYTRKKYHDLQPVVMRPTEDSDHGSSCSSIITSSLVNGSESQCMNHTNEMMGKTDGSSSNTLIETGLKLKKKHKIEETDQPSLKKYIEEVKQSVPVIVPVAQFTQKNQVTDSTQEQKSSPHTKKESPVYPPGSQEEKWQLQILAKGRVSCPKCKSVGRKTVDGLKKHLETCKLNSFTCPHCEKQLKTSTGMKYHLMADHNNLPIPDTGNDLVDQAVKEKLRKVLKRMGKLKCSKEGCTGSFTSIMGYVYHMKKCGKEASELEKLLLNCKHCGKAYRSRAGLEYHVKNEHTPMTQESEVEELKTQKEPVPERTQSGRTKRLSAQVAVFHLREIASEELLKEWPKRKVQRDLVPDDRKLKYSRPGLPAFSQETLRKWKNEVKLHKKVQCPNKGCNCFYTSVSGLKAHLGLCTLGEFETGKYKCLICKKEFNSESGVKYHINSIHSQDWFVVRSKSKSSKLDKPHRTEPKEDSMKSPDLPLANQNWQDRQMSEVPTSSGVETPGRVEIKKKEGHNKQKEKKSRQEKDCYEFSGSDSPSSGSSSESSSSESETETEDQAAHRHDNWALSRPFKKQPKSDS